In one window of Ferriphaselus amnicola DNA:
- a CDS encoding EAL domain-containing protein: protein MNPRIQCIALDTTVNEAARLMAEAHISCLVIEVERHAVGILTERDLVRLMHQHCPESTEVVEVMSAPVFTVTPDTDFSDGMSLLAQHSVRHLIVADEQGIVVGIVSETDFRTHLGLDVLNRIHHLDSAMDRKSPSLPPDVSLSVVLERMVCERWDYVIVTSNECPIGIITERDIPRLLSAHANPDHLILKDVMSSPVQTIPISASVAEAVARMSEHRIRHIVVVDQEGKYKGSVSQHGLLERLGLEVTAEGWHAHRIVSGQKTDLEKLLHAIQDSTNEGLLVVAEDDRILEINRQFQALWRIPDEVISTRLGQPVLDFIHSQLAEPEQFLRLVHQICVNQEARLSRLQFADGRIFEMHTRLLDLENQKARLWTFHDITALETANQQLARERNELKTLLNTLPLLIWLKDPSGRFLACNPQVERCIGFKENKLLGQTEHEFFPPEVVENFYQKDREAVAAGGAITSEEWVRFADDGREHLLSTTKTPMLDEAGKLIGVLGFALDITARHRTAEALRERQEIYSAIVNQAADSIVLIDAETLRFVEFNQAACTRLGYSREEFAELTLADIQAELSTEQVRQRIHAIISQGHSAFDVLHRRRDGTLRNTHVSSQCVLIGNRQFMASIWYDITEQKRNEEKLKLAASVFQEAGEGIIITDADAHIMDINRMFTTITGYSREEAIGGKPSILKSGVHGHEFYQALWQELLETGYWHGEINDRRKNGEQFIEEISIIAVRNDAGLVSHYIGIFADITEKKQQQEKIERLAYYDSLTGLPNRVVLADRMEQAMARADRNNRHIAFCYIDLDGFKPINDRYGHKAGDKVLIEIGRRLSETIRSNDTVARLGGDEFVLLLSDLETASEGNQILARVLERVAQPCDISADISVAVTASIGVALYPSDENDPDTLLRHADQAMYQAKQQGRSRIHLFDPSVDLLTRKQHQLRDEIKSALQRKEFVIYWQPKVNTLLDKVIGVEALIRWPRDEGRSLTMPDDFLPFIEHDDLIVSIGDYVIDQALSTLSRWRIEGHNLSISINVAPRQLLAPDFSRKLTLAMESYVTPPDRLELEILETAALGDLERVTRIIEECKRLGVGFALDDFGTGYSSMTYFRRLPVSTVKIDQSFVRDMLVDKEDRAIVEGILGMTAAFGKQSVAEGAETPEHLTALREMGCHIVQGYALARPMPEADFLNWLEAFNAQHKTASNSENT from the coding sequence ATGAACCCTCGAATTCAGTGCATTGCACTGGATACCACGGTGAATGAGGCGGCTAGGCTGATGGCCGAAGCCCATATTTCTTGTTTAGTGATCGAAGTCGAGCGTCATGCGGTCGGCATTCTTACCGAGCGCGATCTAGTCCGGCTGATGCATCAACACTGCCCTGAGAGCACCGAAGTCGTCGAAGTGATGAGCGCTCCGGTCTTTACCGTCACGCCCGATACCGATTTCAGTGATGGCATGTCCTTGCTGGCACAGCACTCGGTTCGCCATTTGATCGTCGCTGATGAACAAGGCATCGTTGTAGGCATTGTCAGCGAAACCGACTTCCGCACCCACCTTGGCTTGGATGTGCTCAACCGTATCCATCACTTGGATTCGGCAATGGACCGCAAGTCACCCAGCTTGCCGCCGGACGTATCACTGTCTGTCGTATTGGAGCGTATGGTGTGCGAACGCTGGGACTACGTCATCGTCACCAGCAATGAGTGCCCTATCGGTATCATCACCGAACGCGACATTCCGCGCCTACTCTCTGCCCATGCCAACCCTGATCACCTAATACTCAAAGATGTGATGAGTTCGCCGGTGCAGACCATCCCCATCTCCGCCTCTGTAGCCGAGGCCGTCGCCCGCATGAGCGAGCACCGCATCCGCCACATCGTAGTCGTGGATCAGGAGGGAAAATATAAGGGCTCAGTCAGCCAGCACGGACTACTGGAACGACTAGGGCTAGAAGTCACTGCCGAAGGCTGGCACGCTCACCGCATCGTCAGCGGACAGAAGACTGATCTAGAGAAGTTACTCCATGCCATTCAGGACTCCACTAACGAGGGATTATTAGTCGTTGCAGAAGATGATCGCATCCTTGAGATCAACCGCCAGTTCCAAGCACTCTGGCGTATTCCAGATGAAGTTATTTCCACCCGACTCGGCCAGCCGGTATTGGACTTCATCCACTCTCAACTCGCCGAACCCGAGCAGTTTCTGAGACTGGTACATCAGATCTGCGTGAATCAAGAAGCACGGCTGTCACGACTGCAGTTTGCCGATGGTCGAATTTTTGAGATGCACACTCGCTTACTTGATTTGGAAAATCAAAAAGCAAGACTGTGGACATTCCACGACATCACGGCACTGGAAACTGCGAACCAACAACTCGCGCGTGAACGCAACGAACTCAAGACGCTGCTCAACACCCTGCCACTCCTGATTTGGTTAAAGGATCCCAGTGGCAGATTTTTGGCCTGCAACCCCCAAGTTGAGCGCTGCATCGGTTTCAAGGAGAATAAGCTCTTGGGTCAAACTGAGCATGAATTCTTTCCACCCGAGGTGGTTGAGAATTTCTATCAGAAAGACCGTGAAGCGGTTGCCGCTGGGGGAGCCATCACTTCGGAAGAGTGGGTACGTTTCGCCGATGATGGTCGCGAACATCTACTCTCCACCACTAAAACTCCGATGCTGGATGAAGCCGGAAAACTCATCGGTGTACTTGGCTTTGCACTCGACATCACCGCTCGCCACCGTACAGCAGAAGCACTGCGCGAACGTCAGGAAATCTACAGCGCCATCGTCAATCAGGCCGCAGATAGCATCGTGCTGATCGATGCCGAGACGTTACGTTTTGTCGAATTCAACCAAGCTGCCTGCACTCGGCTAGGTTATAGCCGCGAGGAATTCGCCGAACTCACGTTGGCTGACATTCAGGCTGAGCTATCGACGGAGCAAGTGCGACAACGCATCCATGCCATCATCAGCCAAGGTCATAGTGCATTTGATGTGCTGCACCGACGTCGGGATGGGACACTACGTAATACGCATGTGAGCAGCCAGTGTGTGCTGATCGGCAACCGGCAATTCATGGCATCGATCTGGTATGACATCACAGAACAGAAGCGCAACGAGGAGAAGCTCAAACTCGCCGCCAGCGTATTTCAAGAAGCAGGAGAAGGCATCATCATCACTGATGCCGATGCCCACATCATGGACATCAACCGCATGTTCACCACCATCACTGGCTACAGCCGTGAGGAGGCGATCGGTGGGAAACCTAGCATTCTTAAATCGGGGGTACACGGCCATGAGTTTTATCAGGCGCTGTGGCAGGAGCTGTTAGAGACCGGCTACTGGCACGGCGAAATAAATGACCGGCGCAAAAATGGTGAGCAGTTCATCGAAGAGATCAGCATCATCGCCGTACGCAATGATGCTGGACTGGTTAGCCATTACATCGGCATCTTCGCCGACATCACCGAGAAGAAACAGCAGCAAGAAAAGATCGAGCGACTGGCTTATTACGACTCGCTCACGGGCCTACCCAATCGTGTAGTGTTGGCCGACCGCATGGAGCAAGCCATGGCGCGCGCTGATCGCAACAATCGCCACATCGCTTTCTGCTACATAGATCTCGATGGTTTCAAGCCGATCAATGACCGCTATGGCCACAAGGCAGGCGACAAAGTACTGATTGAGATCGGCCGCCGATTATCTGAAACGATACGATCCAACGACACGGTGGCTCGCCTAGGGGGCGATGAATTCGTGCTACTACTTTCCGATCTGGAAACCGCATCTGAAGGCAATCAGATATTGGCTCGAGTGTTGGAACGTGTAGCTCAGCCCTGTGACATCAGCGCCGACATCTCGGTAGCCGTCACTGCCAGTATCGGTGTCGCCCTCTATCCAAGCGACGAAAACGATCCCGATACCTTGCTGCGCCACGCCGACCAAGCCATGTATCAAGCAAAACAACAGGGCCGCAGCCGCATCCACCTGTTCGATCCTAGTGTCGATCTGCTGACACGCAAACAGCATCAGTTACGTGATGAAATAAAGTCAGCCCTGCAACGAAAAGAATTCGTCATCTATTGGCAACCTAAGGTAAACACCTTGCTTGATAAGGTGATCGGGGTCGAAGCATTGATACGCTGGCCGCGCGATGAGGGGCGAAGTCTGACCATGCCTGACGACTTTTTGCCCTTTATCGAACACGACGATCTGATCGTGAGCATAGGCGACTACGTTATAGATCAGGCACTAAGTACGCTATCACGCTGGCGAATCGAAGGGCATAACCTTTCCATCAGTATCAACGTTGCGCCGCGCCAACTACTCGCCCCAGACTTTTCGCGCAAACTGACATTGGCGATGGAAAGCTACGTCACTCCACCGGATCGATTAGAGCTTGAGATACTGGAAACCGCTGCACTGGGCGATCTGGAGCGGGTGACTCGCATCATCGAGGAGTGCAAACGACTGGGGGTCGGTTTTGCGCTAGACGATTTCGGCACCGGCTACTCGTCGATGACCTATTTCCGTCGTCTGCCCGTCAGCACAGTGAAGATCGACCAGTCTTTCGTCCGCGACATGTTGGTGGACAAGGAGGATCGTGCCATTGTCGAAGGCATCCTCGGCATGACAGCCGCTTTTGGCAAGCAGAGCGTCGCCGAAGGGGCGGAAACCCCAGAACACCTGACCGCCCTGCGTGAGATGGGCTGCCACATCGTGCAAGGCTACGCCCTCGCCCGTCCGATGCCGGAAGCGGATTTCCTTAACTGGCTAGAAGCTTTCAACGCCCAGCACAAAACGGCTAGCAACAGCGAAAATACCTAG
- a CDS encoding tetratricopeptide repeat protein: MKISKWILAAALMGSSSLAMADAMMDAIADLQHGWAKGYYSTPEKQQEAYFEALQARAHEVTAKFPGKPEALIWEGIITSTHAKYQSKLSAGGTASEARDLLLQAEKIDANALDGSALTSLGSLYYKVPRIISFGDHTKARAYLERALKVNPNGIDQNFFMGEFLAEKGEKAKAVEFLKKAQAAPARPGREDADAGRRAEIQELLSKLK; encoded by the coding sequence ATGAAGATTTCGAAGTGGATACTCGCTGCCGCCCTGATGGGTAGTTCAAGCTTGGCTATGGCTGATGCCATGATGGATGCCATCGCTGATCTGCAACATGGCTGGGCCAAGGGTTACTACAGCACACCAGAAAAGCAGCAAGAGGCCTACTTTGAAGCGCTGCAAGCCAGAGCGCACGAGGTGACCGCCAAGTTTCCGGGCAAGCCTGAAGCGCTGATCTGGGAAGGCATTATCACCAGCACTCATGCCAAGTACCAGAGCAAACTGTCAGCGGGTGGCACAGCCTCGGAAGCACGTGATCTGCTGTTGCAAGCAGAAAAGATCGACGCGAATGCACTGGATGGCTCGGCACTGACCTCGTTGGGCAGTCTGTACTACAAAGTGCCGCGCATCATTTCCTTTGGTGACCATACCAAAGCACGCGCCTATTTGGAGCGCGCGCTCAAAGTCAATCCGAACGGTATCGACCAGAACTTCTTTATGGGCGAATTCCTCGCCGAGAAGGGCGAAAAGGCTAAAGCGGTGGAATTCCTAAAGAAAGCGCAGGCCGCACCAGCTCGTCCGGGACGCGAAGATGCGGATGCGGGTCGTCGTGCCGAGATTCAGGAATTGTTGAGCAAGCTCAAGTAA
- a CDS encoding SDR family oxidoreductase, with product MNLSGKRILVTGASGGIGRLVCLKLLQKGAELLLADRPCEPLDKLLAEIGDQGGKATALHTNLLEEGAGEKLAQDAQATGQIDIVINLAGIMSFRLFQNESAENLQRMWQVNVIAPMQLTRALLPAMVARGSGRVVNIGSIFGSIAFVGFTTYSANKFAVRGFSEALRRELDGSGVDVTYIAPRYTKTPINAGAAARMSEALKMNMDEPDLVAANIVLAIEKDAKDYYIGFPECLFVRLNAILPRLVDAAMHKQNAQIREFARNE from the coding sequence ATGAATCTAAGCGGAAAACGTATTCTGGTCACCGGTGCGTCCGGTGGGATCGGTCGGCTGGTGTGCCTGAAACTACTGCAAAAAGGTGCAGAACTGCTGCTGGCTGACCGTCCCTGTGAGCCTTTGGACAAACTACTGGCAGAGATCGGCGATCAGGGTGGCAAGGCCACAGCGCTCCACACCAATCTGCTGGAGGAGGGCGCTGGCGAAAAACTGGCGCAGGACGCACAAGCGACTGGGCAGATCGACATCGTCATCAATCTGGCCGGCATCATGAGCTTCCGGCTGTTCCAGAACGAGAGCGCGGAAAATTTGCAACGCATGTGGCAGGTCAACGTCATCGCACCGATGCAGCTCACCCGCGCCCTGTTGCCAGCGATGGTGGCACGCGGCTCTGGGCGTGTCGTCAACATCGGCTCTATCTTCGGCTCCATCGCCTTTGTTGGTTTTACTACCTACTCGGCCAACAAGTTCGCGGTGCGCGGCTTCTCCGAAGCCCTGCGCCGCGAGCTGGATGGCTCGGGCGTGGACGTGACCTACATCGCCCCGCGCTATACCAAGACGCCGATCAATGCTGGCGCAGCCGCCCGTATGTCGGAAGCGCTAAAGATGAACATGGACGAGCCGGATCTGGTTGCTGCTAACATCGTGCTCGCGATCGAGAAGGACGCCAAGGACTACTACATTGGTTTCCCGGAGTGCCTATTTGTGCGCCTCAACGCTATACTGCCGCGTCTGGTGGATGCCGCCATGCACAAGCAGAATGCGCAGATTCGTGAGTTCGCCCGCAATGAATAA
- a CDS encoding TenA family transcriptional regulator, producing the protein MSFYEELQQATAPERNALLSVLIIGRALQGKVTLDEYVAFLTQAYHHVKHTSPLLMTCGGRVPESHEWIRVALAHYIEEEIGHQEWILSDITACGADAEAARHSQPNLHTELMVAYAYDTIMRKNPCGFFGMVFVLEGTSIQLATHAAGIIKQTLVLPDNAFSYLTSHGSLDLEHIDFFESVVNRLEADEDKQAVIHCAKVFFHLYANIFRSLDAGVAA; encoded by the coding sequence ATGAGTTTTTACGAAGAATTGCAACAAGCCACTGCCCCTGAGCGCAATGCACTGTTGTCCGTGCTTATCATTGGCCGAGCACTTCAGGGCAAAGTCACGCTCGATGAATACGTCGCCTTTCTCACTCAAGCTTACCACCACGTCAAACACACTTCGCCGTTGCTGATGACCTGCGGCGGGCGCGTACCGGAAAGCCATGAGTGGATACGTGTGGCATTGGCGCACTACATCGAAGAGGAAATCGGACATCAGGAGTGGATATTGAGCGACATCACGGCCTGTGGCGCTGATGCCGAAGCCGCTCGGCACAGCCAGCCCAACCTACACACCGAGCTGATGGTGGCTTACGCTTACGACACCATCATGCGCAAAAATCCCTGCGGTTTCTTCGGTATGGTGTTCGTGTTAGAAGGCACCAGCATCCAGCTAGCTACCCATGCGGCGGGCATCATCAAGCAAACGCTAGTCCTGCCAGACAACGCCTTCTCCTATCTCACCAGCCACGGTTCGCTCGATCTGGAACACATCGACTTCTTCGAGAGTGTAGTCAACCGGCTGGAAGCGGACGAGGATAAGCAGGCGGTGATCCACTGCGCTAAAGTGTTTTTCCATCTATATGCCAACATTTTCCGTTCGTTGGATGCTGGAGTTGCCGCATGA
- a CDS encoding AMP-binding protein yields MSMIFQAISDHARQQPNAVALQGVQEELSYAELIERVMTCGSGMSRTGLRTFGLLADNGLDWAVADLAALFGNTLLVPLPPFFSSQQLLHAIHDSGLEAILTDQPERVAALLPGQVERMQAPFAGSLSLLRLTQPTTVLMPVHTAKITYTSGTTGNPKGVCLSRMAMENVAQSLRQATAAIPEDRHLCLLPLSTLLENIGGIYVPLLAGATACVLPLQQVGLTGAAALDTAAMLHAMHSQRASTAIMVPQMLHALTAAIGMGAATPATLRFVAVGGAPVSPRLLETAKQLGVPAFEGYGLSECSSVVAVNTPEANLPGSVGKPLQHVKIKFAEDGEILIGGSVFEGYLGSPEKPSKDGLWPTGDTGYLDEHGYLHLTGRKKNMFITSFGRNVAPEWVESELIIQPAIAQAAVFGEAKPWNVAIIVPRPLPGKEIAESVAQAISAANATLPDYARIGKWLIASEPFTSQNDLLTTNGRLRRAEIMARYGQAMAQLYTETLT; encoded by the coding sequence ATGAGCATGATATTCCAAGCAATCTCTGACCACGCCCGCCAACAGCCGAATGCAGTTGCGCTGCAAGGTGTGCAGGAGGAGCTAAGCTACGCGGAGCTGATCGAGCGGGTGATGACATGTGGTTCTGGCATGAGCCGAACTGGGTTGCGTACCTTCGGTCTATTGGCGGATAACGGTTTGGATTGGGCCGTGGCCGATCTGGCGGCACTGTTCGGCAACACGCTGCTGGTACCGCTGCCACCGTTCTTCTCGTCGCAACAACTGCTGCACGCCATTCACGATAGTGGGTTGGAGGCTATCCTCACCGACCAGCCAGAGCGCGTCGCCGCCTTACTTCCCGGCCAAGTCGAGCGCATGCAAGCACCGTTTGCGGGCAGCTTGAGTTTGCTGCGGCTGACTCAGCCTACCACCGTACTTATGCCGGTTCACACCGCCAAGATCACCTACACCTCGGGCACCACCGGTAATCCCAAGGGCGTGTGCCTAAGCCGGATGGCGATGGAGAACGTCGCACAATCACTGCGACAAGCGACGGCGGCGATACCGGAAGATCGTCACCTTTGCTTGTTGCCACTTTCGACCTTGCTGGAGAACATCGGCGGCATCTATGTTCCTCTGCTGGCTGGGGCGACTGCTTGCGTGCTGCCGTTGCAGCAGGTCGGATTGACGGGCGCTGCGGCGTTGGATACCGCTGCCATGCTGCACGCCATGCACAGCCAGCGCGCTTCGACGGCCATCATGGTGCCGCAGATGCTACATGCGTTGACCGCGGCCATCGGTATGGGCGCAGCGACTCCTGCCACATTGCGTTTCGTCGCCGTGGGTGGTGCGCCGGTTTCGCCGCGCCTGTTGGAAACCGCCAAGCAACTCGGCGTGCCTGCCTTTGAAGGCTACGGCTTGTCGGAATGCTCGTCGGTGGTCGCCGTCAATACGCCGGAAGCGAACTTGCCTGGTAGCGTCGGCAAGCCCTTGCAGCACGTCAAGATCAAATTCGCCGAGGATGGCGAGATTCTGATCGGCGGTTCGGTGTTCGAGGGCTACCTCGGTTCGCCGGAGAAACCGAGCAAAGACGGTCTGTGGCCCACTGGTGATACCGGCTATCTGGACGAGCATGGCTATCTGCATCTGACGGGGCGCAAAAAGAACATGTTCATCACTTCGTTCGGGCGCAACGTCGCGCCGGAATGGGTGGAGAGCGAGCTGATCATCCAGCCCGCCATCGCTCAGGCCGCCGTGTTCGGCGAGGCTAAACCGTGGAACGTCGCCATCATCGTGCCACGTCCGTTGCCGGGCAAAGAGATCGCAGAGTCCGTCGCTCAGGCGATCTCCGCCGCCAATGCTACGTTGCCGGACTACGCTAGGATCGGGAAGTGGCTGATTGCATCCGAGCCCTTCACCTCGCAGAATGATCTGCTTACGACCAATGGTCGCTTGCGCCGCGCGGAGATAATGGCGCGCTACGGCCAAGCGATGGCTCAGCTCTATACGGAGACCCTAACATGA
- a CDS encoding thermostable hemolysin, giving the protein MTETTARVAIHPPEMNRHASKHSAELTLSQFIRRLGHPGKEAGSLNKFLDQMFVIREAEGEERIQTESFIHECFGRAYGADVTSFMPRLLELRTRRGELTAAFGVRCAADAPLFLETYLDAPIDEVLERKLGYRPSREKIVEIGNLAAIYPGAVRWLIVALTVRLYQEGYQWVVFTGTTELKNGFHRLGLRPIPLASASIEQLSIDQRAGWGSYYDTLPTVMAGSIGYGYHEIQSHCEFPKAGEISYKEVIL; this is encoded by the coding sequence ATGACTGAAACCACTGCCCGTGTCGCGATTCATCCTCCTGAGATGAATAGGCACGCGTCGAAGCACTCTGCTGAGCTGACTCTTTCTCAGTTCATCCGTAGATTAGGTCACCCTGGTAAAGAAGCCGGCAGCCTGAACAAGTTCCTAGATCAGATGTTCGTGATCCGTGAAGCGGAAGGTGAAGAGCGCATTCAGACAGAGAGCTTTATCCACGAATGTTTTGGCCGCGCTTATGGGGCGGATGTGACCAGTTTCATGCCACGTTTGTTAGAGTTGCGGACGCGGCGTGGCGAGTTGACGGCCGCTTTCGGTGTGCGTTGTGCGGCGGATGCACCGCTGTTCCTGGAAACCTATCTAGATGCTCCGATTGATGAAGTGTTGGAAAGAAAGCTTGGCTATCGCCCATCTCGTGAAAAGATCGTCGAGATCGGTAATCTGGCGGCCATCTATCCAGGTGCAGTGCGCTGGTTGATCGTCGCACTCACCGTGCGGCTTTATCAAGAAGGCTATCAATGGGTGGTGTTCACCGGCACGACTGAGTTAAAGAACGGCTTCCATCGTCTCGGTTTGCGTCCGATCCCGCTAGCATCGGCCAGTATCGAGCAACTGAGCATCGATCAGCGTGCGGGCTGGGGCAGCTATTACGATACACTGCCCACTGTGATGGCGGGTAGCATAGGCTATGGCTATCACGAGATACAGAGTCACTGCGAGTTTCCCAAGGCTGGCGAGATCAGCTACAAAGAGGTAATCCTATGA
- the pabB gene encoding aminodeoxychorismate synthase component I, producing MFRYPLPYQADSRAYFLAIADMPWAMWLDSGGRGRFDILTAHPIATLVTQGEQTEIGGVAAEWRSDADPLDLIREQLGVKATNSPDIPYAGGALGYWSYDLARRWFMLPNLAQEAEHLPEMAVGIYDWALVVDHQLHTAQLVSHLRHPQTEVFLHHIAERFDTVNDCGQAGAERAFRVASTISSNFTRARYETAFDTVQRYLHSGDCYQVNLAQRFSVHAQGDALTAYLALREISPAPFSAFLSLPQAQIMCASPERFLRVENGHVETKPIKGTRPRGADAEEDAMRLADLRTHPKDRAENLMIVDLLRNDLGRCCLPGSVHTPTLFEIESYSNVHHLVSTVTGELAPSEDALSLLRACFPGGSITGAPKQRAMQIIEELEPHRRGVYCGAIGYIGYDGNMDSNIAIRTLVLAENNLRCWAGGGIVADSIAEAEYQETLDKAAGMLALLRMFGG from the coding sequence ATGTTCCGCTACCCGCTTCCTTATCAGGCCGACTCCCGTGCCTACTTTCTCGCTATTGCGGATATGCCGTGGGCGATGTGGTTGGATAGCGGCGGGCGTGGGCGCTTCGATATTCTTACCGCGCATCCCATTGCCACCCTAGTGACGCAAGGCGAGCAGACGGAGATAGGTGGCGTTGCCGCCGAGTGGCGATCAGATGCGGATCCGCTCGATTTGATTCGTGAGCAACTGGGGGTAAAGGCCACAAACTCGCCCGACATTCCCTACGCTGGCGGCGCACTCGGCTATTGGAGTTACGATCTAGCGCGACGCTGGTTCATGTTGCCTAACTTGGCCCAAGAGGCTGAGCACTTGCCCGAAATGGCCGTGGGTATTTACGACTGGGCGTTGGTGGTCGATCATCAGTTGCACACCGCTCAATTGGTCTCGCATTTGCGTCATCCGCAAACTGAGGTGTTCTTGCATCATATCGCTGAGCGATTCGACACGGTAAATGATTGTGGTCAGGCCGGAGCGGAGCGTGCGTTTCGTGTCGCGTCGACCATCAGTTCCAACTTTACCCGTGCCCGCTACGAGACTGCTTTCGATACCGTGCAGCGTTACCTGCACTCGGGCGATTGCTATCAGGTCAATCTCGCCCAGCGTTTTTCCGTACACGCGCAGGGTGATGCGCTGACCGCTTACCTCGCCTTGCGTGAGATCAGTCCAGCTCCGTTCTCCGCTTTTCTGAGTCTGCCGCAAGCGCAGATCATGTGCGCTTCCCCGGAGCGTTTTTTACGCGTGGAAAATGGGCACGTGGAAACTAAGCCGATCAAAGGTACACGCCCGCGAGGCGCGGATGCCGAGGAAGATGCCATGCGTCTGGCCGATCTACGTACCCACCCTAAGGATCGAGCCGAGAATCTGATGATCGTTGATCTGTTGCGCAACGATCTAGGTCGTTGCTGCCTGCCCGGTAGCGTGCATACGCCCACTCTGTTCGAGATCGAAAGCTATTCCAACGTCCATCACCTAGTCAGTACCGTTACGGGTGAGCTAGCCCCTAGCGAAGATGCGCTGTCGCTGCTGCGTGCCTGCTTCCCCGGAGGTTCCATCACGGGTGCGCCCAAGCAACGCGCCATGCAGATCATCGAAGAACTCGAACCTCATCGTCGAGGCGTGTACTGCGGTGCGATCGGCTATATCGGTTACGACGGCAACATGGATAGCAACATCGCGATCCGCACGTTAGTCTTGGCTGAAAATAACCTGCGTTGTTGGGCAGGCGGAGGGATCGTCGCCGACTCCATCGCCGAGGCAGAGTATCAGGAGACTTTGGACAAAGCCGCCGGTATGTTGGCGCTGTTGAGGATGTTTGGTGGGTAA
- a CDS encoding patatin-like phospholipase family protein, with protein sequence MSLLRCLRPLQWLIPVLLLSACVSTAPEILYKDVTPPSSVSIQPLRNPDRPVVALVLGSGGIRGFAHIAVIKVLEAHHIPVDIVVGTSVGSVVGSLYAGGYTAADLEHLAVQLEESQIRDYSITRRGIIGGERLQDFVNRALENRDIEQLPRPFAAVATELDSGRMAVFNHGNTGVAVRASSSIPSIFNPVEINHITYVDGDLKNPVPASIARQMGADVVIAVDISQQPQDHPNASGLIDVLVQSIRIMRQSILGHELKEANVVIRPGISVSSFDFSPELKQTLFKAGEEAATAALPQIFEQLQKSALLKQTRAN encoded by the coding sequence ATGTCCCTGCTGCGCTGCCTTCGCCCCTTGCAATGGCTGATTCCGGTGCTGTTGCTCAGCGCCTGTGTCTCGACGGCACCGGAGATCCTGTACAAGGATGTCACGCCGCCCAGTTCAGTCAGCATCCAGCCGCTACGCAATCCTGATAGGCCGGTGGTGGCGTTGGTATTGGGGAGCGGCGGCATACGCGGCTTCGCGCATATTGCCGTGATCAAGGTGTTGGAAGCGCATCACATCCCAGTGGATATCGTGGTCGGCACCAGCGTCGGTAGCGTAGTCGGTTCGCTTTACGCAGGTGGCTACACGGCGGCTGACTTGGAGCATTTAGCGGTGCAGCTCGAAGAGAGTCAGATACGCGATTATTCGATCACGCGACGCGGCATCATCGGCGGTGAACGTTTGCAGGATTTTGTCAATCGTGCGCTGGAGAATCGCGACATCGAGCAATTGCCCAGGCCTTTCGCAGCGGTCGCTACCGAACTGGATAGCGGTCGTATGGCCGTGTTCAATCATGGTAATACCGGCGTGGCGGTGCGAGCCTCCAGCTCGATTCCCAGTATTTTCAATCCCGTCGAGATCAACCATATCACTTATGTGGATGGCGATCTGAAGAATCCTGTGCCGGCCTCCATTGCCCGACAGATGGGTGCGGATGTGGTGATCGCGGTGGATATTTCGCAGCAGCCGCAAGACCATCCGAATGCCTCCGGCCTGATCGACGTGTTGGTGCAGAGCATCCGCATCATGCGCCAGTCCATCCTCGGCCATGAGCTCAAAGAGGCTAACGTGGTGATCCGCCCCGGCATCTCCGTCAGCTCGTTCGACTTCAGCCCAGAGCTTAAGCAGACTCTGTTCAAAGCAGGCGAAGAGGCAGCTACCGCTGCTTTGCCGCAAATATTCGAGCAGCTACAAAAGTCAGCGCTGCTCAAACAGACGCGAGCAAACTAG